One segment of Paenibacillus rhizovicinus DNA contains the following:
- a CDS encoding TetR/AcrR family transcriptional regulator, giving the protein MTSKDEASLNRKEQILDAAATLFAQLGYYKTTTARVAQAVGVTQPYVFHFFTTKEALYLAVLERAYQRILYAFTSVEAPPEHLQETMGKAFVDLLVDHRDEILLIMMAYTTPEPAIREHTRQQFELIYERVENRFTQAGLEDPQDKASSFIGHGLLIAMSETLDLPHICRWREKDPEKYGLHDSGSAGV; this is encoded by the coding sequence ATGACATCCAAAGACGAAGCTTCCCTGAACCGCAAAGAACAGATCCTCGATGCCGCGGCGACGCTATTCGCTCAGCTTGGCTATTACAAGACGACGACAGCCAGAGTCGCTCAGGCCGTTGGCGTAACGCAACCTTATGTGTTTCATTTCTTCACGACGAAGGAGGCGCTTTATCTTGCTGTTCTGGAACGCGCCTATCAGCGTATTTTATATGCCTTTACCTCCGTCGAGGCACCGCCGGAACATTTGCAGGAAACGATGGGCAAGGCGTTCGTCGACCTGCTCGTCGATCACCGGGACGAAATCCTGCTCATTATGATGGCCTACACGACGCCCGAGCCTGCCATTCGCGAGCACACGCGCCAACAATTCGAGCTCATCTACGAGCGCGTCGAGAACCGGTTTACCCAAGCCGGACTCGAAGATCCGCAAGACAAAGCGAGCAGCTTCATCGGCCATGGCCTGCTGATCGCGATGTCGGAAACGCTGGACCTCCCGCATATCTGCCGCTGGAGAGAGAAGGATCCCGAGAAGTACGGCCTCCACGACAGCGGTTCCGCAGGAGTGTAG
- a CDS encoding aminoacyl-histidine dipeptidase → MSNETGKVYTGDSKVLRFFEELSAIPRASSSEKAVSDFVASFARERGCEVLQDDRWNLIIRKPAAAGYESAPIVIFQGHLDMVCEKNKTTVHDFAKDPIRFKIDGDMIYADGTTLGADNGIAVATAMAIIDAPDMAHPELEILLTTEEETSMGGAFHLDASPLKGRMMINFDSDREGILFVSSAGGINTFHSVPVAWEEAGTAAGAPYTISVQGLMGGHSGDDIIHERGNANKLLGRVLDDLRRHADFALAGVSGGMKVNAIPREAEAAVYLSETGKAAAEARIAELNRILKDEFQASDKGAEVVLQVGFDESGAAGAAASSGKAFTEDVKLSVIRLLTLIPNGVLSMDKAIGNLVRTSSNLGVVSVNDTHIVMQSLSRSSMRSQVDEVVRAMRTVAEAVGCEFREDHYFPGWPYRADSKLRPVVQEAFEQRFGKPIEIKAIHAGLECGVLIEKMPDLDAVSFGPNMYEIHTPDEHLSISSVERTWPFLVDVLGALKG, encoded by the coding sequence ATGAGCAATGAAACAGGCAAGGTCTATACAGGCGATTCCAAGGTGCTTCGGTTCTTCGAGGAGCTGTCCGCCATTCCGCGGGCATCAAGCAGCGAGAAAGCGGTCAGCGATTTCGTCGCATCGTTCGCGCGGGAACGGGGCTGCGAGGTGCTGCAGGACGATCGCTGGAACCTGATTATCCGCAAACCTGCGGCGGCCGGCTACGAGTCTGCGCCGATCGTTATTTTCCAAGGCCACCTGGACATGGTATGCGAGAAGAACAAGACGACGGTCCACGATTTCGCCAAGGATCCGATCCGGTTCAAGATCGACGGCGACATGATTTACGCGGATGGCACGACGCTCGGCGCGGACAACGGCATTGCCGTGGCGACGGCGATGGCGATCATCGACGCGCCGGACATGGCGCATCCCGAGCTGGAGATTCTGCTTACGACGGAGGAAGAGACGAGCATGGGCGGCGCCTTCCATCTCGACGCTTCGCCGCTTAAGGGCCGGATGATGATCAACTTCGACTCCGACCGCGAAGGCATCTTGTTCGTCAGCAGCGCCGGCGGCATCAATACGTTTCACTCGGTGCCGGTCGCGTGGGAAGAAGCGGGCACGGCGGCGGGAGCCCCGTATACGATCAGCGTGCAAGGGCTGATGGGCGGCCATTCCGGCGACGATATCATCCACGAACGCGGCAATGCCAACAAGCTGCTCGGCCGGGTGCTGGACGACTTGCGCCGCCATGCGGACTTCGCGCTCGCGGGCGTGAGCGGCGGGATGAAGGTCAACGCCATTCCGCGGGAAGCGGAAGCCGCGGTTTACTTGAGCGAGACAGGCAAAGCGGCGGCCGAGGCCCGTATCGCCGAGCTGAACCGGATCCTGAAAGACGAGTTCCAGGCGAGCGACAAAGGCGCAGAAGTCGTGCTGCAAGTCGGATTCGACGAAAGCGGCGCGGCGGGTGCGGCGGCATCCTCCGGCAAGGCGTTCACGGAGGACGTGAAGTTGTCCGTCATCCGCCTGCTGACGCTTATCCCGAATGGCGTGCTGAGCATGGATAAAGCGATCGGCAATCTCGTGCGCACGTCTTCCAATCTCGGCGTCGTGTCGGTCAACGACACGCATATCGTCATGCAAAGCCTGTCGCGCAGTTCGATGCGTTCGCAGGTGGACGAAGTCGTGCGCGCGATGAGAACGGTGGCGGAGGCGGTAGGCTGCGAATTCAGGGAAGATCATTATTTCCCGGGCTGGCCGTACCGCGCGGACTCCAAGCTGCGCCCCGTCGTTCAGGAGGCGTTCGAGCAGCGCTTCGGCAAGCCGATCGAGATCAAGGCGATCCACGCCGGCCTCGAATGCGGCGTCCTGATCGAGAAAATGCCCGATCTCGATGCCGTTTCCTTCGGTCCGAACATGTATGAAATCCATACGCCGGACGAGCATCTGTCGATATCGTCCGTAGAGCGGACATGGCCGTTCCTTGTGGACGTGCTGGGGGCTTTGAAAGGGTAG
- a CDS encoding sensor histidine kinase, translating to MQKKLFARYKSTIFPKILLVFMLVITPLCMMSLFINAKGESAVKQEIDKSLGSKTSYFVDTLETEANRMYEHQQGFNLDKDLQRLVYVDNTLDRFEWGQTINRLQEKMEIIKTSSKFINSVSVQMLTIGKAISNEDPYNAIDQEAVDAFMAQYKDKGTSIINVKGRLLLGYVNPVAILAQKKPDYIIFIELSIPELRNAMMQFANYEHSGAILADVNRKWNVSTDSDKDVLAAMSRFADERDEKNESAKIESFKVGSTSYLVSYRYSQFMNMKLLVFVPEKSVLGDLDSYRIWFWVLAIVSMLIVVVFSTWIYRLIHKPLNKLVFSFRKVEDGYLEPTVLPTGQDEFRYLFEGFNSMVVKLKELIHELYEQEIRVKSSELKQLQSQINPHFLYNTYFILHRLAKMDDIENVILFSQYLGEYFQFITRNGASEIPLEEEVKHGRLYVEIQQIRFSNRIDVEFDDLPESCKHVMVPKLILQPILENAYKYGMERKKDDGLIKVTIKHDEVIRITVEDNGAGMTDEAMHKLQSQLGLHIEGDEITGINNVHRRLQLQFGKESGIRLYHGSDGGLKVVITITVRDKFAQAEAIGENNA from the coding sequence ATGCAGAAGAAACTGTTCGCGAGGTACAAATCGACAATATTCCCGAAAATTCTACTCGTCTTCATGTTGGTGATTACTCCCTTATGTATGATGAGCTTATTCATCAACGCGAAGGGGGAGTCGGCGGTCAAACAGGAGATCGATAAATCGCTCGGCTCCAAAACATCCTATTTCGTCGACACGCTGGAAACGGAAGCGAACCGGATGTACGAGCATCAGCAGGGGTTTAATTTGGATAAAGATTTGCAGCGGCTTGTCTACGTCGACAATACGCTGGACCGGTTCGAATGGGGCCAGACGATCAACCGGCTGCAGGAAAAGATGGAGATCATCAAAACGTCGAGCAAGTTCATCAATAGCGTCAGCGTGCAAATGCTCACCATCGGCAAGGCGATTTCGAACGAGGATCCCTATAATGCGATCGATCAGGAAGCGGTCGACGCCTTCATGGCGCAGTACAAGGACAAGGGAACCTCGATCATCAATGTCAAAGGGCGGCTGCTGCTGGGCTATGTCAATCCGGTTGCGATCTTGGCGCAGAAGAAGCCGGATTACATTATTTTTATCGAGCTTTCCATTCCGGAGCTGCGCAACGCGATGATGCAGTTCGCGAATTACGAGCATTCCGGAGCGATACTCGCTGACGTGAACCGGAAGTGGAACGTGTCTACCGACAGCGACAAGGACGTGCTGGCCGCGATGAGCCGCTTCGCGGACGAGCGGGACGAGAAGAACGAATCCGCGAAGATCGAGTCGTTCAAGGTCGGCTCGACCTCCTATCTGGTCTCGTACCGGTATTCACAGTTCATGAACATGAAATTGCTCGTGTTCGTGCCCGAGAAGTCGGTGCTCGGAGACTTGGACTCGTACCGGATTTGGTTCTGGGTGCTGGCGATCGTATCGATGCTGATTGTCGTCGTCTTCTCCACGTGGATTTACCGGCTCATCCACAAGCCGCTGAATAAGCTCGTTTTCTCGTTCCGAAAGGTGGAGGACGGCTACCTGGAGCCAACCGTGCTGCCGACGGGGCAGGATGAATTCCGCTATCTGTTCGAAGGTTTCAACTCCATGGTCGTGAAGCTGAAGGAATTGATCCATGAGCTGTACGAGCAAGAAATTCGGGTGAAGAGTTCGGAGCTGAAGCAGCTGCAGTCGCAAATCAATCCGCATTTCCTCTATAACACGTATTTCATCCTGCACCGGCTGGCCAAAATGGACGATATCGAGAACGTCATTCTATTCAGCCAATACTTGGGCGAATACTTCCAGTTTATTACGCGCAACGGCGCTTCGGAGATACCTCTCGAGGAAGAAGTGAAGCACGGGCGACTGTACGTGGAGATTCAACAAATCCGCTTCTCGAACCGGATCGACGTCGAATTCGACGATTTGCCGGAATCATGCAAGCATGTGATGGTGCCGAAGCTGATTCTGCAGCCGATCCTCGAGAATGCGTATAAATACGGGATGGAGCGGAAGAAGGACGACGGTTTGATCAAGGTGACGATCAAGCATGACGAGGTGATCCGGATTACCGTGGAGGATAACGGCGCCGGCATGACGGACGAAGCGATGCACAAACTGCAGTCGCAGCTAGGCCTGCATATCGAAGGAGACGAAATTACCGGCATCAACAACGTCCACCGGAGGCTGCAATTGCAGTTTGGCAAAGAGAGCGGCATTCGGCTCTATCACGGCAGCGATGGCGGGCTGAAGGTAGTGATTACGATCACGGTGCGCGACAAGTTCGCGCAGGCGGAGGCCATTGGGGAGAATAACGCTTAA
- a CDS encoding extracellular solute-binding protein, giving the protein MKKRTTKLTLAASLAAVLVLSACGNNADNGQNGNANQAGNAGTSNTNTASGDTASGNANTAGEDVNPLGKYDPPINLSTFRCMNDSETYPAGDSIDNNVWYRAYADELGIKLTNKWSVSNTQCEEKTNLSIVSGDLPDFFPVSAKQLKNLVDAGMVEDMTEVFDKYASPLVKEAYAANNGVAMTAATFDGKLMAVPGTTRGFNSVDMVWLREDWRKKLNLPEPKTMDDLNAIIKAFVEQDPDGDGKKDTVGLTMAKNYYDGYAGLAGFFNAFHAYPYTSASTSMWIKDKDGNLVYGGIQPEMKPALQALQNLYKEGAIDPQFVVYDGAKAAEAENQGKAGVHFGYFWNIGWPIDGLAKKNDPSIEWRPYPIPSVDAQPAKVQVPDPTAYWNFAVKKGVKNPEAIVKMMNLFFEHIFSDNADPDKYHSGTVGDVSYGYFDYAAVQGEHPEKNQIAFGKVSEAMKAGDTSTLNPEQKKYYDALKAYKDGDLSQWGADRTWGPEGSFSVLGNYKDNKLIQVNEFLGAPTATMATKGSILMDLEAKMITKIILGDSVDSFDQYVQTWKQSGGDQITKEVNDWYQKNKK; this is encoded by the coding sequence GTGAAAAAACGTACGACGAAGTTGACCTTGGCCGCAAGTCTGGCGGCGGTGCTCGTGCTTTCCGCATGCGGAAACAACGCCGACAACGGACAGAACGGAAACGCCAACCAAGCGGGCAATGCAGGGACAAGCAATACGAATACGGCGTCCGGCGATACAGCTTCCGGCAATGCGAATACCGCAGGCGAAGATGTAAACCCGCTCGGCAAGTACGATCCGCCGATCAATCTATCTACATTCCGCTGCATGAACGACAGCGAAACCTACCCGGCGGGCGACTCCATCGATAACAATGTCTGGTATCGTGCCTATGCGGATGAACTCGGCATCAAATTGACGAATAAATGGTCGGTAAGCAACACGCAGTGCGAAGAGAAGACGAACTTATCCATCGTATCGGGCGACCTGCCGGACTTCTTCCCGGTTAGCGCGAAGCAACTGAAAAACCTCGTCGATGCCGGCATGGTGGAAGATATGACCGAGGTATTCGATAAATATGCGTCTCCGCTGGTGAAAGAAGCTTATGCGGCCAATAACGGCGTAGCGATGACAGCGGCAACGTTCGACGGCAAGCTGATGGCGGTGCCTGGAACGACCCGCGGCTTCAACAGCGTCGACATGGTCTGGCTCCGCGAAGATTGGCGCAAGAAGCTGAACCTGCCCGAGCCGAAAACGATGGACGACCTGAATGCGATCATCAAAGCATTCGTCGAACAGGATCCGGACGGCGACGGCAAGAAAGACACGGTCGGCCTCACGATGGCGAAGAACTATTATGACGGCTATGCCGGTCTCGCCGGTTTCTTCAACGCCTTCCATGCTTATCCGTACACGAGCGCTTCGACTTCGATGTGGATCAAGGATAAAGACGGCAATCTCGTCTACGGCGGCATTCAGCCTGAAATGAAGCCTGCATTGCAAGCGCTTCAAAACCTGTATAAAGAAGGCGCGATCGATCCGCAATTCGTCGTTTACGACGGAGCCAAGGCAGCCGAGGCCGAGAACCAAGGCAAAGCCGGCGTTCACTTCGGCTACTTCTGGAACATCGGCTGGCCGATCGACGGTCTTGCCAAGAAGAACGATCCAAGCATCGAGTGGAGACCGTATCCGATTCCTTCGGTTGACGCTCAGCCAGCGAAAGTTCAAGTACCGGATCCGACCGCATACTGGAACTTCGCCGTTAAGAAGGGCGTTAAGAACCCGGAAGCGATCGTGAAAATGATGAACCTGTTCTTCGAGCACATCTTCAGCGACAATGCCGATCCGGATAAATACCACTCGGGCACGGTAGGCGACGTCAGCTACGGCTACTTCGACTATGCCGCGGTGCAGGGCGAGCATCCCGAGAAGAACCAGATCGCGTTCGGCAAAGTAAGCGAAGCGATGAAAGCGGGCGACACGTCGACGCTGAATCCGGAACAGAAGAAATATTACGATGCACTGAAAGCATACAAAGACGGCGACCTCTCGCAATGGGGCGCAGACAGAACATGGGGTCCTGAAGGTTCGTTCTCCGTGCTTGGCAACTACAAGGACAACAAGCTGATTCAAGTCAACGAGTTCCTTGGCGCGCCTACGGCTACGATGGCGACGAAAGGCTCGATCCTGATGGATTTGGAAGCGAAGATGATTACGAAGATCATTCTTGGCGATTCGGTCGACTCGTTCGATCAATACGTCCAAACGTGGAAGCAATCCGGCGGCGATCAGATTACGAAAGAAGTCAACGATTGGTACCAAAAAAATAAGAAATAG
- a CDS encoding ABC transporter permease yields the protein MTKKFKLSDYTLYLMLLPGLALIIIFSYIPMAGLAIGFQQFNPTKGLFGSDYVGLENFKYVYSLDDTMTVLRNTVSIAVMKMAAGLVVPIVVALLLNEVGKVFFRKGVQTLIYLPHFLSWVILSGILMDVLSPSDGIVNQFISFLGFKPIFFLGTPSWFQPMLVISDVWKEFGFNTIVYLAALTGINPNLYEAAQMDGAGRWKQTWHITMPGILPIIILLSTLSLGNVLNAGFDQVFNLYSPVVYSTGDIIDTYVYRLGMINFQFGVATAVGFFKSVVSFILISTSYFLAYRFANYRIF from the coding sequence ATGACTAAGAAATTCAAGCTTTCCGACTATACCCTATATCTGATGCTGCTGCCTGGATTGGCATTAATCATTATCTTCAGCTACATTCCGATGGCGGGCCTGGCTATTGGCTTCCAGCAGTTCAATCCGACGAAAGGCTTGTTCGGCTCCGACTACGTCGGCCTCGAGAATTTCAAGTACGTCTACTCCTTGGACGACACGATGACCGTGCTGCGCAATACGGTATCCATTGCGGTTATGAAGATGGCCGCCGGGCTGGTCGTGCCGATCGTCGTTGCGCTGCTGCTGAACGAGGTCGGGAAGGTCTTCTTTCGCAAAGGCGTTCAAACGCTCATTTACTTGCCGCATTTCCTGTCCTGGGTCATTCTGTCCGGTATCCTGATGGACGTCCTCTCCCCGTCGGACGGGATCGTGAACCAATTCATCTCGTTTCTCGGCTTCAAGCCGATCTTCTTCCTCGGCACGCCGTCGTGGTTCCAGCCGATGCTCGTCATCTCCGACGTCTGGAAAGAATTCGGCTTCAATACGATCGTCTATCTGGCTGCATTAACCGGCATTAATCCGAATTTATACGAAGCGGCGCAAATGGACGGCGCCGGACGATGGAAGCAAACCTGGCATATTACGATGCCCGGCATTCTGCCGATCATTATCCTGCTCTCGACGCTCAGCCTCGGCAACGTGCTGAACGCCGGATTCGACCAGGTGTTCAACCTGTACAGCCCCGTCGTATATTCGACAGGCGATATCATCGATACGTACGTTTACCGTCTCGGCATGATTAATTTCCAATTCGGCGTCGCGACCGCAGTCGGATTCTTCAAATCCGTCGTATCTTTCATTTTGATTTCGACTTCCTATTTTCTCGCCTATCGGTTTGCCAACTACCGGATCTTCTAA
- a CDS encoding carbohydrate ABC transporter permease, protein MVQHNSLGRKAFVYGNYVLLALIALICIFPLVQVLAISFSSSSAAASGVVKFFPVDFTLDAYKYVAKKPEFIRSFLITLERVALGVSINMLITILIAYPLSKDSSQLRFRTGFVWVFVFTMLFSGGLIPTYVVVKNLHMLNSIWALVIPGAVPIFNVILLLNFFRNIPKELIEASFIDGSSQWNTLWKIVVPVSLPALATITLFATVGHWNSWFDGIIYMNQTDKYPLQSYMQTIIVARDMSNLSADDIMRLKNISDRNIKAAQIFLGALPILLIYPLLQRFFMTGIVLGSVKE, encoded by the coding sequence ATGGTGCAACATAACAGTTTAGGGCGCAAGGCATTCGTTTACGGCAATTACGTGCTGCTGGCCTTGATTGCGCTGATCTGCATATTCCCCCTGGTTCAGGTGCTCGCGATCTCCTTCAGCTCGAGCTCCGCGGCCGCAAGCGGGGTCGTCAAGTTTTTCCCCGTGGATTTCACGCTGGATGCCTATAAATACGTGGCGAAGAAACCGGAATTCATCCGCTCTTTCCTGATCACGCTCGAACGGGTCGCGCTCGGCGTAAGCATAAACATGTTGATTACGATCCTCATTGCGTACCCGCTGTCCAAGGATTCCTCCCAGCTTCGCTTCCGGACGGGCTTTGTCTGGGTCTTCGTCTTCACGATGCTGTTCAGCGGCGGGCTGATCCCGACCTACGTCGTCGTGAAGAACCTGCACATGCTCAACTCGATCTGGGCGCTCGTTATTCCGGGCGCAGTGCCGATCTTTAACGTCATTCTGCTGCTGAATTTCTTCCGCAATATTCCGAAGGAACTGATCGAGGCTTCGTTCATCGACGGTTCGAGCCAATGGAACACCTTGTGGAAGATCGTCGTTCCGGTATCGCTCCCGGCGCTCGCGACGATCACGCTGTTCGCGACGGTCGGCCATTGGAACTCGTGGTTCGACGGCATTATCTACATGAATCAGACGGATAAATATCCGCTGCAAAGCTATATGCAAACCATTATCGTGGCCAGGGACATGAGCAATTTGTCGGCCGACGATATCATGCGGCTCAAAAATATTTCCGATCGCAATATTAAAGCGGCCCAGATTTTCCTCGGCGCGCTGCCGATTCTGCTCATTTATCCGTTGCTTCAACGGTTCTTCATGACAGGAATTGTACTAGGCAGTGTCAAAGAGTAA
- a CDS encoding glycoside hydrolase family 172 protein has product MLYKCSSTIRSYAATAENIRAERGAGGQANNGRKGSACITPFKQGAVHTLLDREGTGIVRHIWCTIPPGNVAAMRGLIIRMYWDGQETPSVEAPLGDFFGIAHGRQRNLVTDYVTMQDAKGFNCWIPMPFRTRARITIENDSGSDVEMLFYQVDFTLGDVLDEEAGYFHAQFRRQNLCPLFEDYVILDGIEGSGVYLGTVIGVRSILQNKTWFGEGEVKFFIDDDDKYPTICGTGLEDYVGSAWGMQEVVTPQQGAPLVEYKNALFSMYRFHGKDPIYFRESVKVTLQQLGFGPRESSDSFYGEQSTCYSAPGNNEENGNCLFERSDDICSVAYWYQSLPTRPFPELPNQERRIADLLEGEEKGPERSDV; this is encoded by the coding sequence ATGCTTTATAAATGCTCGTCCACCATTCGTTCCTATGCCGCCACGGCGGAGAACATCCGCGCGGAACGGGGGGCCGGCGGCCAAGCCAACAACGGCCGGAAAGGCTCTGCGTGTATCACGCCGTTCAAGCAAGGAGCCGTTCATACGCTGCTTGACCGGGAAGGAACGGGGATCGTCCGCCACATCTGGTGCACGATTCCGCCTGGCAACGTTGCCGCGATGAGAGGGCTCATCATTCGGATGTACTGGGACGGCCAGGAGACGCCAAGCGTCGAAGCGCCGCTCGGCGATTTCTTCGGCATCGCGCACGGCAGGCAGCGCAACCTGGTAACCGATTACGTCACGATGCAGGATGCCAAAGGCTTCAACTGCTGGATTCCGATGCCGTTCCGCACGCGGGCGCGCATCACGATCGAGAACGATTCCGGCAGCGACGTTGAAATGCTGTTCTATCAGGTTGATTTTACGCTCGGCGATGTATTGGACGAAGAAGCGGGTTACTTCCATGCACAATTCAGAAGACAGAACCTGTGCCCGCTGTTCGAAGACTATGTAATCTTGGACGGCATTGAGGGAAGCGGCGTTTACTTGGGCACGGTGATCGGCGTTCGCAGCATTTTGCAGAATAAAACGTGGTTCGGCGAAGGCGAGGTCAAGTTCTTCATCGACGATGACGACAAGTACCCGACCATTTGCGGAACGGGCCTGGAAGACTATGTCGGCAGCGCCTGGGGGATGCAGGAAGTCGTAACGCCGCAGCAGGGTGCGCCGCTCGTCGAATACAAGAACGCGCTGTTCTCCATGTACCGGTTCCACGGCAAGGATCCGATCTATTTCCGCGAATCGGTCAAGGTCACGCTGCAGCAGCTCGGCTTCGGGCCTCGTGAATCGTCCGATTCGTTCTACGGCGAGCAGTCGACATGCTATTCCGCGCCGGGCAATAACGAGGAGAACGGCAACTGCCTGTTCGAACGCAGCGACGATATCTGCTCGGTCGCCTATTGGTACCAATCGCTGCCGACGCGTCCGTTCCCGGAGCTGCCGAATCAGGAACGGCGCATCGCCGACCTGCTGGAAGGCGAGGAGAAGGGACCGGAGCGGTCCGACGTGTAG
- a CDS encoding response regulator transcription factor, with product MMYRLLVVDDEPIIVDGLIDLFSDASNGPELELYWAYSADDALKCLNTTRIDIVLTDIEMPEMNGLALQKEINARWPRCKVIFLTGYNDFNFIHASSRNGASDYVLKTEGDAQILAAVSKAVGKLDEDLAVQQMLRKAETQMSLALPLMQREFALDLLKGTVLLTDPLAGSQQLQELNIPLHAHQPLFMIMGRIDTWPSEMRQSDKMLLMYAVHNIAEEFLSDSFRMFHIKYGQDRFVWLLQSKSDDARENDETASEGIAQAANPLRQLNGYLELVQSACHQYLRIPCSFVLVSEAFGWNEISHKFDTLSFLFARGLGTRQEILLSDKQLVDAFQEQHDGRVKMRTVQLLDDYLEKGQRTEFFELYGAFMNLVEGGSVSKTGVAVEIFYSMVSMFITYINRWGLMKTVTDTFNLNLLFTIAEHATWQETTTHFQKLANLLFDETVSENEKQTNDVIWKVQDHIRDNLGGDLSLTRLAEIVYLSPSYLSKLYKQETGQSLKDFIIDCRVQKAKELLLQRDMKIHKVGRTVGFESAAYFTRCFKKMTQLSPQEFRDLKRP from the coding sequence ATGATGTATCGATTATTGGTTGTCGACGATGAACCGATCATCGTGGACGGATTGATCGACTTGTTCTCCGATGCGTCGAATGGGCCGGAGCTGGAATTGTATTGGGCGTATTCGGCTGACGATGCGCTGAAATGCCTGAATACGACGCGGATCGATATCGTGTTGACGGATATTGAAATGCCGGAGATGAACGGACTCGCGCTGCAGAAGGAGATCAACGCCAGATGGCCGAGATGCAAAGTTATTTTCTTGACCGGCTATAACGATTTCAATTTCATTCATGCTTCCAGCCGCAACGGCGCTTCGGATTATGTGCTGAAGACGGAAGGCGACGCGCAAATCCTGGCAGCCGTCAGCAAGGCCGTGGGCAAGCTGGATGAGGACCTGGCCGTCCAGCAGATGCTGCGCAAGGCCGAAACCCAAATGTCCCTCGCGCTCCCGCTCATGCAGCGGGAGTTTGCGCTGGATTTGTTGAAGGGTACGGTGCTGCTGACCGATCCGCTGGCAGGAAGCCAGCAGCTTCAGGAGCTGAACATTCCGCTGCATGCGCATCAACCGCTCTTCATGATCATGGGGCGGATCGACACGTGGCCGTCCGAGATGCGGCAATCCGACAAGATGCTGCTGATGTACGCCGTGCACAATATCGCCGAAGAATTCTTATCGGATTCGTTCCGGATGTTCCATATCAAGTACGGGCAGGACCGGTTCGTCTGGCTGCTGCAATCGAAGTCGGATGATGCGCGCGAGAACGATGAAACGGCGTCGGAAGGCATCGCTCAGGCGGCGAATCCGCTGCGTCAGCTAAACGGGTATTTGGAGCTGGTGCAGTCGGCCTGCCATCAATATTTAAGGATCCCTTGCTCCTTCGTGCTGGTCAGCGAAGCGTTCGGCTGGAACGAGATTTCGCACAAGTTCGACACGCTGTCCTTCTTGTTCGCCCGGGGGCTCGGCACGCGGCAGGAAATTCTGCTGTCGGACAAGCAGCTGGTCGACGCTTTCCAGGAACAGCATGACGGCCGGGTCAAGATGCGTACGGTCCAGCTGCTGGACGATTATTTGGAAAAAGGCCAGCGCACGGAGTTTTTCGAGCTGTACGGGGCGTTCATGAATTTGGTGGAAGGCGGATCCGTGTCCAAGACGGGGGTTGCCGTGGAGATTTTCTATTCCATGGTATCGATGTTCATCACGTATATCAACCGTTGGGGACTCATGAAGACGGTTACCGATACGTTCAACTTGAACCTGCTGTTCACGATCGCGGAGCATGCCACTTGGCAGGAAACGACGACGCATTTCCAGAAGCTGGCTAACCTCCTGTTCGACGAGACGGTCAGCGAGAACGAGAAGCAGACGAACGACGTCATCTGGAAGGTGCAGGATCATATCCGGGATAACCTGGGCGGCGATCTGTCGCTGACCAGACTGGCCGAAATCGTCTATTTGTCGCCCTCGTACCTCTCCAAGCTGTACAAGCAGGAAACGGGGCAGAGTCTGAAGGACTTCATTATCGACTGCCGGGTGCAGAAGGCGAAGGAGCTGCTCCTGCAACGGGACATGAAAATTCATAAAGTCGGAAGAACGGTCGGCTTCGAATCGGCCGCTTATTTTACGCGTTGCTTCAAAAAAATGACGCAGCTGAGCCCGCAGGAATTCAGGGATCTCAAGCGGCCATAA